A window from Flavobacterium sp. 83 encodes these proteins:
- a CDS encoding TonB-dependent receptor — MIIKKIIPFLIVLMSFFTSFSQDINTGEQSKQKFTLSGTIIDANSNETLIGVNIVIPELKTGVTTNEYGFYSITVPKGNYSVQITYLGYQTIEESINLDQNIKNNFKLISNETALKEVIIIDTKTKTDIRKPEMSVNKLSISTIKKMPVVLGEVDVLKSILLLPGVTNAGEGASGFNVRGGGADQNLILLDEATIFNSSHVFGFFSVFNPDAIKDLKLYKGGIPARFGGRASSVLDIYQKDGNSKEFHINGGIGLISSRILAEGPIVKDKGSFLIGGRSSYAHLFLKLSKDQKDNSAYFYDLNTKLSYKLTPNNNLYLSGYFGRDVFSLNKSFTNIYGNSTLNLRWNHLFSDKLFSNLSLIYSDYYYGLDLDFVGFKWDSGIKNYNIKYDFKNYISDKFKLNYGVSAIYYDFNPGTIRPSDLNSGINFDQLDKKYAFEPALYINADHEISKKIALSYGLRYSMFYRLGQSTVNIYADNNPVTFNPDLQIYEKATPIGTKFYGKNKTIQSYNNLEPRFSLAYQINDDQSVKASYNRMVQYLQLISNTSSPTPLDVWTPSDNFIKPQIADQVALGYFKNFKEGIYSLEVETYYKKVKNRLDYIDGANLIANKAIEQVILNGELRSYGLEIMFRKNEGKFNGWVSYTLSKSEQQTPGRTPIETGINNGSWYNSVYDKLHNIAITSSYNLNEKWSFGANFALQTGQPVTYPNGQYEYLGITVPSYGLRNENRLPAYHHLDIAATLTPRKNSDRNWKGEWVFSIYNLYNRKNAASINFRQNTDTGTNEAVKTSIFGVVPAVSYNFKF, encoded by the coding sequence ATGATTATAAAGAAAATTATTCCCTTTCTTATTGTACTTATGTCCTTCTTTACTTCTTTCTCTCAGGATATAAACACAGGCGAACAATCAAAACAAAAATTCACACTTAGCGGAACTATTATTGATGCCAACAGCAATGAAACATTAATTGGCGTAAACATTGTTATCCCAGAATTAAAAACTGGCGTCACTACCAATGAATATGGCTTTTATTCTATTACTGTACCAAAAGGAAATTACAGTGTTCAAATCACTTATTTAGGATATCAAACTATTGAGGAATCAATAAATCTAGACCAAAACATAAAGAATAATTTTAAATTAATAAGTAATGAAACTGCCTTAAAAGAAGTAATCATTATTGATACTAAAACTAAAACTGATATTCGGAAACCAGAAATGAGTGTCAATAAACTCTCTATTTCGACTATTAAGAAAATGCCGGTAGTGCTTGGCGAAGTGGATGTTCTCAAATCTATTTTATTACTTCCCGGAGTTACTAATGCTGGTGAAGGCGCGTCCGGATTTAATGTTCGCGGTGGCGGTGCTGACCAAAATTTAATTCTATTGGACGAAGCAACCATCTTTAACTCCTCCCATGTTTTTGGTTTTTTCTCCGTTTTTAATCCGGATGCTATAAAGGATTTAAAGTTATACAAGGGAGGAATTCCGGCTCGTTTTGGAGGAAGAGCTTCTTCGGTTTTGGATATTTATCAAAAAGACGGCAACAGTAAAGAATTTCATATCAATGGAGGAATAGGATTAATCTCTAGTCGAATTTTGGCCGAAGGACCAATAGTAAAAGACAAAGGTTCCTTCCTTATTGGAGGGCGAAGTTCGTATGCTCATTTATTCTTGAAACTATCAAAAGATCAAAAAGACAACTCTGCTTATTTTTATGATTTGAATACTAAGTTGAGTTACAAATTGACACCAAATAACAACTTATATTTATCGGGATATTTTGGAAGAGACGTTTTTAGCCTAAACAAAAGCTTTACCAATATTTATGGAAACTCTACTTTGAACTTACGTTGGAATCATTTATTTTCAGATAAACTATTTTCGAATTTATCGTTAATCTACAGTGACTATTATTATGGATTGGATTTGGATTTTGTAGGTTTCAAATGGGATTCTGGCATCAAGAATTACAATATCAAATACGATTTCAAGAATTACATTTCCGATAAATTCAAATTGAATTATGGCGTAAGTGCTATTTATTATGATTTTAATCCGGGAACCATAAGACCTTCGGATTTAAATTCTGGAATTAATTTTGATCAATTAGATAAAAAATATGCATTTGAACCCGCACTATATATAAATGCGGATCACGAAATTTCAAAAAAAATCGCACTTTCTTATGGGCTTCGTTACAGTATGTTTTACCGTTTAGGACAATCCACAGTAAATATTTATGCTGATAATAATCCTGTGACCTTCAATCCAGATTTACAGATTTATGAAAAAGCCACTCCTATAGGAACTAAATTCTATGGAAAAAACAAAACCATTCAGAGTTATAATAACCTGGAACCTCGTTTTTCATTGGCCTATCAAATCAACGATGACCAATCTGTAAAAGCGAGTTACAACCGAATGGTACAATATTTACAATTGATTTCCAATACGTCCTCTCCTACTCCGCTTGACGTATGGACACCAAGTGATAATTTCATCAAACCTCAAATTGCAGACCAAGTAGCTTTGGGTTATTTTAAAAATTTCAAAGAAGGCATTTATTCTTTAGAAGTTGAAACGTATTATAAAAAAGTAAAAAACAGATTGGATTATATTGATGGTGCAAATCTAATTGCTAATAAAGCAATCGAACAAGTGATTCTAAATGGAGAATTAAGATCTTACGGATTGGAAATTATGTTCCGTAAAAATGAAGGCAAATTTAATGGTTGGGTTTCCTATACTTTATCTAAATCTGAACAACAAACACCAGGAAGAACACCTATCGAGACGGGAATCAACAATGGGTCATGGTACAACTCTGTTTATGATAAATTGCATAATATTGCGATTACCAGTTCTTATAATTTAAATGAAAAATGGTCTTTTGGAGCTAACTTCGCATTACAAACCGGACAACCTGTTACCTATCCTAATGGACAATATGAATACTTAGGCATAACCGTTCCAAGTTATGGATTGAGAAATGAAAACCGCCTGCCTGCTTATCATCATCTCGACATTGCAGCAACATTGACACCACGCAAAAATAGCGACCGAAACTGGAAAGGAGAATGGGTATTTAGCATTTACAATTTATACAACCGAAAAAATGCAGCTTCAATCAATTTCAGGCAAAATACAGACACTGGTACTAATGAGGCTGTAAAAACTTCAATTTTTGGAGTAGTTCCTGCAGTTAGTTATAACTTCAAATTTTAA
- a CDS encoding DUF4249 domain-containing protein, producing the protein MKKIILLLGIVAALILSSCQEVVPIDLYTAPPKLIIEASINWRKGTDGNQQKIKLTTTTDYYSGVIPKVSGAKITIKNSSNVIFSFTESTTKGEYFCNNFIPVLNELYTLTVISEGATYTATETLKAVPPITEIIQNNAGGFTGKNIEIKSYYTDAANEPNYYLYKYIYSNQIKSNFYVDQDEFFDGNKFFSISQNEDLKAGDLIEISHYGISKSYYNYLNVLVSIAGNNGGGPFQSPPATVRGNIINTTNSANYPLGYFSLSEVDIKNYTVE; encoded by the coding sequence ATGAAAAAAATAATACTCCTTTTAGGTATTGTAGCAGCACTTATTTTAAGCAGTTGCCAAGAAGTTGTTCCAATAGATCTATATACTGCGCCACCAAAACTGATTATTGAGGCATCTATAAATTGGAGAAAAGGTACCGATGGAAATCAACAAAAAATAAAATTAACCACAACCACTGATTATTACAGCGGTGTGATTCCTAAAGTTTCTGGAGCCAAAATCACAATTAAAAATAGTTCAAATGTGATTTTCAGTTTTACTGAATCGACTACTAAAGGAGAATACTTTTGCAATAATTTTATTCCGGTCCTAAATGAATTGTACACATTAACGGTTATTAGTGAGGGCGCAACGTACACGGCTACTGAAACATTAAAAGCAGTTCCGCCAATAACTGAAATTATCCAAAACAACGCAGGGGGCTTCACCGGAAAGAATATAGAAATCAAATCCTATTATACGGATGCAGCTAACGAACCTAATTATTATTTGTATAAATACATTTACTCCAATCAGATTAAATCTAATTTTTACGTAGACCAAGATGAGTTTTTTGATGGAAATAAATTCTTTAGTATTTCCCAAAATGAAGATTTAAAAGCCGGTGATTTAATCGAAATCAGCCACTACGGAATTTCAAAATCTTACTACAATTATCTCAATGTATTAGTAAGTATTGCAGGAAACAATGGCGGTGGTCCGTTTCAATCTCCACCCGCTACGGTAAGAGGAAATATAATCAACACCACAAATTCAGCAAATTATCCTTTGGGTTATTTTTCGCTTAGCGAAGTCGACATTAAAAACTACACCGTTGAATAA
- a CDS encoding thiamine diphosphokinase, with the protein MSSHHIVRDDQEPALIIANGAACNSELLGQLLEWSPLVIVLDSAMERVMELDIKVDVLLGDFDRGFDPKQYQTSQYPIEIIHTPNQDKTDLEKAFDYLIQRKIPAVNVVWATGRRADHTITNLTNIVRYRNLLKIVILDDHSKIFLLPNKFEKWYTANTPISLIPIGHVTGIHSDNLFYPLKDDSLTIGYRTGSSNHVIKDGIVTIEHNEGDLLMMECMD; encoded by the coding sequence ATGTCCTCACATCACATCGTTCGCGACGACCAAGAACCAGCTTTAATAATTGCTAATGGCGCAGCTTGCAATTCAGAATTATTAGGACAATTGTTAGAATGGTCGCCTTTAGTAATTGTATTGGATTCGGCCATGGAAAGAGTCATGGAATTAGATATAAAAGTGGATGTTCTTTTAGGGGATTTTGACAGAGGATTTGATCCGAAACAATACCAAACTTCACAGTATCCTATTGAAATAATCCACACACCAAATCAAGACAAAACCGATTTAGAAAAGGCTTTTGATTATTTAATTCAGCGTAAAATTCCAGCCGTAAATGTCGTTTGGGCAACCGGAAGAAGAGCAGATCATACTATTACCAATCTTACGAATATAGTTCGATATAGAAATCTATTAAAAATTGTGATATTAGACGACCATTCCAAAATATTTTTGTTACCAAACAAATTCGAAAAATGGTACACGGCTAACACGCCCATTTCGTTAATTCCCATTGGCCACGTCACCGGAATTCATTCTGATAATTTATTTTATCCATTAAAAGACGATAGCCTAACCATTGGATATAGAACTGGAAGCAGCAATCATGTTATTAAAGATGGCATCGTCACAATAGAACACAATGAAGGTGATTTATTGATGATGGAATGCATGGATTAA
- the rlmF gene encoding 23S rRNA (adenine(1618)-N(6))-methyltransferase RlmF: MEKTKQKTITEKTNLHPRNLDRFGYDFEQLIKDCPELKAFVSANEHNIDSSDSEQAKQTIDFSNPEAVKSLNKALLVTHYGIQDWDIPKNYLCPPIPGRADYIHYIADLLASSNNEIIPEGETVQGLDIGIGANCIYPIIGNSTYGWSFVGTDIDEKAIQNCKKIIQDNPNFMDTISLQLQTESRFIFKNIITPEDKFTFTICNPPFHNSKEEATKSSIRKINNLENTRTKNPVLNFGGQNTELWCEGGEIGFLTQMIYESAKYPMNCLWFTTLVSKKENLSSIYKTLNKVSAVEVKTIDMAQGQKTSRIVAWTFLSGAQQKAWKF, encoded by the coding sequence ATGGAAAAAACAAAACAAAAAACGATTACCGAAAAAACGAATTTACATCCTAGAAATCTAGATCGATTTGGATATGATTTTGAACAATTAATCAAAGATTGCCCTGAATTAAAAGCTTTTGTTTCTGCCAATGAGCACAATATAGACTCGAGCGACAGCGAACAGGCGAAGCAAACCATTGATTTTAGTAATCCTGAAGCTGTAAAGTCGCTAAATAAAGCCTTACTGGTAACTCATTACGGAATCCAAGATTGGGATATTCCTAAAAACTACCTTTGCCCGCCCATTCCCGGAAGAGCGGATTACATTCATTATATCGCTGATTTATTGGCTTCAAGCAATAACGAAATTATCCCTGAAGGAGAAACAGTTCAAGGTTTAGATATTGGTATAGGCGCTAACTGTATTTATCCAATAATAGGAAATTCAACTTACGGTTGGAGTTTTGTAGGAACCGATATTGATGAAAAAGCAATCCAAAATTGCAAAAAAATCATCCAAGACAATCCAAATTTTATGGATACCATAAGCCTGCAATTACAAACTGAAAGTCGCTTCATTTTTAAAAACATAATTACACCCGAAGATAAATTTACTTTTACCATTTGCAATCCTCCCTTTCATAATTCAAAAGAAGAAGCCACAAAATCTTCCATAAGAAAAATCAACAATCTGGAAAATACCCGAACTAAAAATCCGGTATTGAATTTTGGTGGTCAAAATACTGAATTATGGTGTGAAGGTGGCGAAATAGGTTTCCTGACTCAAATGATTTACGAAAGTGCTAAATATCCTATGAATTGTTTGTGGTTTACGACTTTGGTTTCCAAAAAAGAGAATCTATCCAGTATTTATAAAACATTAAACAAAGTCAGCGCAGTTGAAGTAAAAACAATTGATATGGCTCAAGGCCAAAAAACAAGCCGAATTGTAGCCTGGACTTTTTTGAGCGGAGCACAACAGAAAGCTTGGAAATTTTAG
- a CDS encoding RNA polymerase sigma factor: MKRQLLHTETQDDTTLWINLKKGDEKAFSLLFKKHYSHLVRYGNSFIPFPEKVQDCVQDVFTDIWVYRNKLNDSVVVKAYLLSCVRKRITRLQERDRIFRVSTSIDSIKFLFDFSIEHHLIADEITADKVSRLNQLINNLPSRQKEALYLRYNQDLTVDQIADTLDINYQSANNLLHRALLCLRKDWKGSISLILLLFLNAF, encoded by the coding sequence GTGAAAAGGCAGCTACTACATACCGAAACACAAGATGACACCACACTTTGGATCAATCTAAAAAAAGGAGATGAAAAAGCTTTTTCGCTACTTTTTAAAAAGCATTACTCCCATTTAGTCCGTTATGGAAATTCATTTATTCCATTTCCTGAAAAGGTGCAGGATTGCGTACAAGATGTTTTTACAGATATTTGGGTTTACAGAAATAAACTAAATGATTCAGTTGTAGTAAAAGCATACTTACTGTCATGCGTTCGTAAACGTATCACAAGACTACAAGAACGTGATCGTATTTTTCGTGTAAGTACTTCAATTGATTCCATTAAATTTTTATTTGACTTTTCTATAGAACATCATCTCATTGCTGATGAGATAACTGCTGATAAAGTATCACGTCTCAACCAATTGATTAATAATTTGCCTTCTCGACAAAAAGAAGCCTTATATCTTCGCTACAATCAAGACCTTACTGTGGACCAAATAGCAGATACGCTTGATATTAATTATCAATCAGCAAACAACCTTTTACATCGTGCTCTATTATGTTTACGCAAGGATTGGAAAGGAAGTATTTCCCTTATTTTACTACTATTTTTAAATGCTTTTTAG
- a CDS encoding FecR family protein, with translation MQHRNSYTEIEDFLADESFQLWVCFKDDQQQWEEWTLENPSRAKLVEEARLWLLAMKTPECDLSSEAIQNALEATWMKIETKEENKNAVVQPVIKLWKNQWFRNVAAILVIGLLSGWFYSQHLADKNSALSYNELINENDEGLVEQTNNSDKPQIITLSDGSSVLLQPNSKLSYPKIFVGNERKVYLSGEGFFEISKNPQKPFFVFANEIVTKVVGTSFKIKAYANQPNIEVVVRTGKVKVRSNHLIANSKDELIVLLPNQALRFVRKNLVFNKITDITQDESLSHSTSTIEQLGFEFTDIPVAQIFKTIEQAYLVKIDFPQEKLKDCYLTTSLGDQPLPEKLKIICKSLGNNSSYEMNGNQIIIISDGCN, from the coding sequence ATGCAACACCGTAACAGTTATACTGAAATAGAAGACTTTTTAGCCGATGAATCATTCCAATTATGGGTTTGTTTCAAAGACGACCAGCAACAATGGGAAGAATGGACTTTAGAAAACCCGAGTCGTGCTAAATTAGTAGAAGAAGCCCGATTATGGCTGTTAGCAATGAAAACCCCTGAGTGTGATTTATCTTCTGAGGCCATCCAAAATGCATTAGAAGCAACTTGGATGAAAATTGAAACAAAAGAAGAAAATAAAAATGCAGTAGTCCAACCGGTTATAAAACTTTGGAAAAACCAATGGTTTAGAAATGTAGCTGCTATTTTAGTTATAGGTCTTTTATCTGGCTGGTTTTATAGCCAACATTTAGCTGATAAAAATTCAGCTCTTAGCTATAATGAACTAATCAATGAAAACGACGAAGGTTTGGTTGAACAAACTAATAATTCAGACAAACCACAAATAATAACATTATCCGACGGGAGTTCTGTATTATTACAACCTAATAGTAAGTTGAGTTATCCAAAAATATTTGTGGGTAATGAAAGAAAAGTTTACTTATCTGGTGAAGGTTTTTTTGAAATCAGTAAAAATCCACAAAAACCTTTTTTTGTATTTGCTAATGAAATTGTTACTAAAGTAGTAGGAACCAGTTTTAAAATAAAAGCATATGCTAATCAGCCTAATATAGAGGTGGTAGTTCGTACCGGTAAAGTTAAAGTGAGATCAAACCATTTAATAGCAAACTCAAAGGACGAATTGATTGTATTGTTACCAAACCAAGCGTTACGATTCGTGCGTAAAAATTTAGTTTTTAATAAAATTACAGATATAACGCAAGATGAATCTTTAAGTCATTCCACAAGTACTATTGAACAATTGGGATTTGAATTTACAGATATTCCGGTTGCCCAAATTTTTAAAACAATTGAGCAAGCTTATTTAGTAAAAATTGATTTTCCTCAGGAAAAATTAAAAGACTGTTATCTTACAACATCTTTGGGTGACCAACCTTTACCTGAAAAACTAAAAATTATCTGTAAAAGTCTTGGAAACAACAGCAGTTATGAAATGAATGGAAACCAAATAATAATTATATCAGATGGATGCAACTAA
- a CDS encoding TonB-dependent receptor domain-containing protein — translation MNVDLMSTLNENLAAEIIKGRVVDDSGQPLPGVTILVKGTTKGTTTDADGNYTITTQMGAVLQFSYVGLETKSVTVTGNIVNVTLTGSGETLQDVVVIGSRNPTRTVTESAVPIDVISMKEIASQGPQVNLNQILNMVAPSFTSNTTTVADGTDHIDPAQLRGLGPDQVLVLVNGKRRHTSSLVNINGSPGRGSVGTDLNAIPAFAIEKIEVLRDGASAQYGSDAIAGVININVKKNTNKLDVALFGGGNASKGANDHSGGIDGGNYQLDLNYGTGLGKEKSFINATASFQLRDATSRAKDVTGGLFSAFNAIEQRAAKDGTNINALWGNIGTQAAPTANEAQIVSAIQTYAPQVAYFTSAQQASIAGATSLYGANGLQTILGSSASGIGDVTENELAYRKLQRKDFNMKVGQSSLKSAQFFLNAAYPITDKLEAYAFGGTSYRTGEAAGFYRKPNQARSYTGLYPNGFLPEIHSTIGDVSIAAGLRGMLFENWNFDLSNTFGKNTFDYNIENTVNASLREKSATHFDAGGLGFSQNTTNFDMNRKFDVMKGLNVAFGAEYRHENFTINAGEPDSYNLYDINGAVVTGTTPANIKVTDFYGATRPGGAQVFPGFRPANAIDKGRNSYAVYTDLELDLTDKWLVNGAVRFENYSDFGNTTNFKVASRYKLTDNINLRGAVSTGFRAPSLHQIYFNSTATQFVGGVPFEVGTFSNDSPVAKALGIPTLKQEESKSASVGFTAKIPDANITLTADAYIVKINDRVVLTDQFTSNAVTKPYFDAAGATAATFFANAIDTESKGIDVVISHKVSLGEGLSLKTDLSGTISNTQKVGDIHASPILEAAGQINRYYSESSRIYLQEAVPRVKANLTNSLSYKKFDFFLRNVYFGKVTDPNIADANNDGTINAIVVNNQAVENEHPVWAAKIITDLSVGFKITTATKIVVGANNIFDIYPTFNLGPQTIAKRASGVDANGAVIYSATTSSNNSIDLSNANQFVYSRNTSQFGQNGRFVFARLSFSF, via the coding sequence ATGAATGTAGACCTTATGTCAACACTAAATGAAAACTTAGCTGCTGAAATCATAAAAGGTCGTGTAGTAGATGATAGCGGTCAACCTTTGCCAGGTGTAACAATTCTTGTAAAAGGGACTACTAAAGGGACTACGACTGATGCAGATGGAAATTACACTATCACTACTCAAATGGGAGCTGTTTTACAATTTTCTTATGTAGGATTAGAAACTAAATCGGTAACTGTAACTGGAAACATTGTAAATGTTACTTTAACAGGAAGCGGCGAAACATTGCAAGATGTTGTTGTAATAGGATCGCGTAATCCAACCAGAACGGTAACTGAATCTGCTGTGCCAATTGATGTAATCAGCATGAAAGAGATTGCTTCACAAGGGCCACAAGTTAACTTAAATCAAATTTTGAACATGGTTGCACCATCGTTTACATCTAATACTACAACTGTAGCTGATGGAACGGATCACATTGACCCTGCACAATTAAGAGGTTTAGGACCAGATCAAGTATTGGTATTGGTTAACGGAAAAAGAAGACACACTTCATCTTTAGTAAATATTAATGGATCCCCAGGAAGAGGATCTGTAGGAACAGATTTAAATGCAATTCCTGCTTTTGCTATCGAAAAAATCGAAGTATTAAGAGATGGAGCTTCTGCACAATATGGTTCTGATGCTATTGCAGGTGTAATCAACATCAATGTAAAGAAAAACACCAATAAATTAGATGTTGCTCTTTTTGGTGGAGGAAATGCTTCTAAAGGCGCTAATGACCATTCTGGTGGTATTGATGGTGGTAATTACCAATTAGATTTAAACTACGGAACAGGTCTTGGTAAAGAGAAAAGTTTTATCAATGCAACAGCGAGTTTTCAACTTAGAGATGCTACTAGCAGAGCTAAAGATGTAACTGGTGGATTATTCAGTGCTTTCAATGCAATTGAGCAAAGAGCAGCTAAAGACGGAACAAATATTAATGCACTATGGGGAAATATTGGAACACAAGCTGCCCCAACCGCTAATGAAGCACAAATTGTTTCAGCTATTCAAACCTATGCTCCTCAAGTAGCATATTTCACATCTGCACAACAAGCATCTATTGCTGGTGCAACATCATTATATGGAGCAAATGGACTGCAAACTATTTTAGGAAGTTCAGCAAGTGGAATTGGAGATGTAACAGAAAATGAATTGGCTTACAGAAAACTTCAAAGAAAAGATTTCAATATGAAAGTGGGACAATCTTCTTTGAAAAGTGCACAATTCTTTTTGAACGCGGCTTATCCAATCACTGATAAATTAGAAGCTTATGCTTTTGGCGGAACTAGTTATAGAACTGGAGAAGCTGCTGGTTTTTACAGAAAACCGAATCAAGCCAGATCATATACTGGATTATATCCAAACGGTTTCTTGCCAGAAATTCATTCTACAATTGGTGATGTATCTATAGCTGCTGGTCTAAGAGGTATGTTATTCGAAAATTGGAATTTTGACTTAAGTAATACTTTTGGAAAAAATACTTTTGACTATAATATCGAAAACACGGTTAATGCTTCTTTAAGAGAAAAATCAGCTACACACTTTGATGCTGGAGGTTTAGGTTTCTCTCAAAATACAACCAATTTTGATATGAATAGAAAATTTGATGTTATGAAAGGACTGAACGTTGCGTTTGGTGCTGAATACAGACATGAAAACTTTACTATCAATGCAGGTGAGCCGGATTCATATAACCTATACGACATCAATGGAGCTGTAGTTACAGGCACAACTCCAGCGAACATTAAAGTTACTGACTTTTATGGGGCTACAAGACCAGGCGGAGCGCAAGTATTTCCAGGTTTCAGACCTGCAAATGCTATTGACAAAGGACGTAATAGTTATGCTGTTTATACTGATTTAGAATTAGACCTTACTGACAAATGGTTAGTTAACGGAGCAGTTCGTTTTGAGAATTATTCTGATTTTGGAAACACAACTAATTTCAAAGTTGCATCTCGTTACAAACTAACGGATAATATCAATTTACGTGGTGCCGTTTCAACTGGATTTAGAGCACCATCATTACACCAAATCTATTTTAACTCAACAGCTACTCAATTCGTAGGTGGTGTCCCATTTGAAGTTGGAACATTTAGCAATGACTCTCCAGTAGCAAAAGCTTTGGGAATTCCAACATTAAAACAAGAAGAATCTAAAAGCGCCAGTGTAGGATTTACAGCAAAAATACCTGATGCCAATATCACTTTAACTGCTGATGCTTATATTGTAAAAATCAATGATAGAGTCGTTCTTACAGATCAATTTACTTCGAATGCTGTTACAAAACCTTACTTTGATGCTGCTGGGGCAACTGCTGCAACTTTTTTTGCTAATGCAATTGATACGGAGTCAAAAGGAATTGACGTTGTAATTAGCCATAAAGTAAGTTTAGGTGAAGGTTTGTCTTTAAAAACTGATTTGTCAGGGACCATTTCTAATACCCAAAAAGTAGGCGACATCCATGCATCTCCAATACTAGAAGCAGCGGGTCAAATCAACAGATATTATTCAGAATCTTCGAGAATTTATCTACAAGAAGCAGTGCCAAGAGTTAAAGCTAATTTAACGAATTCACTTTCTTACAAAAAATTCGATTTTTTCTTGAGAAACGTTTATTTTGGTAAAGTAACTGACCCGAACATTGCTGATGCAAATAATGATGGGACTATCAATGCTATTGTTGTAAATAATCAAGCTGTTGAAAACGAACATCCAGTATGGGCTGCGAAAATCATTACCGATTTATCTGTAGGATTTAAAATTACTACTGCAACAAAAATTGTTGTAGGAGCTAATAACATTTTTGATATTTATCCAACTTTCAATTTAGGACCTCAAACAATTGCAAAAAGAGCTTCTGGAGTTGATGCTAATGGAGCTGTTATTTATTCAGCAACTACATCTTCAAATAATTCAATTGATTTGTCAAATGCAAATCAATTTGTGTATTCAAGAAACACATCTCAATTTGGTCAAAACGGTCGTTTTGTTTTTGCCAGATTAAGTTTCAGCTTCTAG